The nucleotide sequence GGACAGTTTCAAAGGCAAAGACAAGCGCTACTGAATTGTGCGCGTTCCGCGCGCGTGATGTTTTGCGTTCTTGGGGGAGCTTCGCTCCCCCGCCACGCGGGCATCCCCCTTGAGCATATTTTTGGCAGAAAGAAGCTATTCGCAGCCCTTATTCGCCGTAGGGGATCCAGATGTTTTTGACCTCAGTGGCCGCCGCCAGCATGTCTTTGCTATCCGGGATCTGCGGAGCAATCAGCGTTCGTTTGAGGTTGCTGGTGGACTTGGCCTCGATGATTTGTGCGAGGTCAGTTGAGGAAAAACTCCACATTGCATCCACGTCCATATGCGCGGCCATATGCGGTGCAAGCTCCGCGTGGCTGCCGGTGAGGATGTTGGCCACGCCGGCGGGCATGTCGGAGGTTTCCAGCACTTGGATAAAATCGGTCGCGGCCAGCGGGAAGGGCTCGGAGGCGGCGAGGATCACGCGGTTGCCCATGGCGATAGCCGGGGCGAGCGTACCGATCAGGCCTGCGAGCGGTGCATCGTCGGGGCAAAGCGCCGCGATCACGCCGACCGGTTCCTTCATCGCCAAAGCGACACCGCGAATTGGGACACCGTGCACTTGCCCATCGTATTTGTCGGCCCAAGCGGCGTAAGTGAATAGGGTGGAGATCGCGGTTTCGACCTCTTTTGCGCCGTTCTTGCCGGTCAGGGCCTTTAGTCGCGCCTCAAACTCATCCGCGCGGGTGGCGAGGTTCTCGGCTAGGTAGTATAGGATTTGCGCGCGCAGGTGGCCGGTGGTCTTGGACCACGCTTTGGCGGAATGCGCAGCCTCAACCGCATTGCGCAGGTCCTTGCGGTTGGCGAGGCTGACCTCGCCCAGCGCATGGCCCTTCGGCCCGTAGACCATCCGGGAATAACCGCCATCAGGACGCGCCTGCTTGCCACCGATATAGAGCTTGGCGGTGCGATCTACGCCATCGCTGGGGGTGCCGTCGCCGGTGAAGGCTGTAACCGGTTTTGCCGGCTTGTCCTGCGCCTTCGCGCGGGTGTAGCCCGCCAACCCTTCCCAGCCGCCTTCGCGCCCGAAGCCGCTTTCGCGGACCCCGCCAAAGCCTGCGGCCGCGTCCATCATGTTGGTGCCGTTGATCCAGACGATGCCTGCCGCCAGCTTGGGCGCGATGTCCAACGCCAGGTTGATGTTCTCGCTCCACACCGTCGCGGCCAGCCCGTAGCGGGTGTCATTGGCGATTTGCACGGCCTCCGCAGGGGTGCGGAAGGTGGCGGAGACCAGCACGGGCCCGAAGATTTCCTCCTGCATCAGGGGCGATGCGCTGTGCAATCCGGTGATCAATGTCGGCGGGTAGAAGCAGCCGTCGGGCGCCTCTGTTTGGAAGGTCTCGCCTTCGGGGTTGCCCTCTACCATGCCCTTGATCGCAGCCAATTGCACAGGGTCCACAATCGCGCCCACGTCGATGCATTTGTCCAACGGGTCGCCGATGCGCAGGCCTTGCATGCGGGTTTTAAGCTTGGCGTAGAAGCGGTCCGCGATGCCTTCCTGGACCAGCAGCCGCGAGCCTGCGCAGCAGACTTGGCCCTGGTTGAACCAGATGGCGTCGACCAGCCCTTCGACGGCGCTGTCCAAATCTGCGTCGTCGAAAACGATGTAGGGGGATTTGCCGCCCAATTCCAAACTGAGCGCCTTGCCGGAGCCTGCTGTGGCCTCCCGAATTTTGCGCCCAACGGCGGTGGAGCCGGTGAAGGCCACCTTGTCCACGTCGCTTGCCACGATCATTTCGCCCACGCGGCCGTCGCCGGTGACGATGTTGACGACGCCGTCCGGCACGCCGGCTGCCGCGCAAATCTCGGCGAAAACCATGGCCGACAGGGATGTGTATTCGGCGGGTTTCAGCACCACCGTGTTGCCCATCGCCAGCGCTGGCGCGATTTTCCAGGCCAGCATCAGCAGCGGGAAGTTCCACGGGATGATTTGGCCGCAGACGCCAAGCGCTTCGCGGTCGGGCAGCTCGCCGTCCATCAGCTGGGCAAAGCCTGCGTGGTGGTAGAAATGGCGGATTGCCAGAGGCACGTCGATGTCGCGGCTCTCCCGGATCGGTTTGCCGTTATCGAGGCTTTCCATAACCGCCAGAAGGCGGCTGTTCTTTTGCAATCCACGTGCAATGGCGTAAAGCACGCGGGCGCGGCGTTCGCCGTCTTTGGCCCATGCGGGCTGCGCCTTTCGGGCGGCTTTGACCGCCGCTTCAACGTCTTCGGCCGTCGCCTGCGTCACACCCGCCAGCTTCTCTCCCGTGGCGGGGTTGTTGCTGTCGAAATCGTCGCGCAACGGTCCCCATTTGCCGCCAATGTAATGCCCGGCAATGCCGCCGCGATCAGTCAGCCATGTCAGCGCCTCAGACGCGCTTTCGGGGGCGGGGCCATACTCCATCGTCTCGAATTTTTCTTTGACAGTCATAACTTATCCCATCGGATGGCGGTAAGAGGCGGAGTAGGCGCCCGTCACGTGGTGCTCCAACTGCCGCTCGATATCGTTCAGTAGCGACGAGGCTCCGAAGCGGAAGAGGTCGGGCTGTAGCCAACGGTCGCCCAGCTCGTCTTTCATCAGCGCCAGATAGGTGATCGCGTCCTTGGCCTTGGAAATGCCGCCCGCCGGTTTGTAGCCCACATAGTAGCCCGTCGCGTCGAAATAGTCGCGGATGGCGCGGATCATCACCAGCGAAACGGGCAGCGTCGCGTTCACGCTTTCCTTGCCGGTGGAGGTCTTGATGAAATCCGCCCCCGCCATCATGCAAATCAGCGAGGCGCGGGCCACATTGCGCAACGACCCCAGCTCGCCTGTGGCCAGAATGGCCTTCACATGGGCGTCTCCGCAGGCGGCGCGGAACTCTTTCATCTCGTCATAAAGCGCCTGCCAGTTTTGCGTCAGGACGTGGCGGCGGGAGATGACGATGTCGATCTCGCGCGCGCCCAGTTGCACGCTTTCCTCAATCTCGGCGACGCGCAGATGGAACGGCGACAAGCCCGCAGGGAAGCCGGTCGACACAGCCGCCACTGGAATGCCCGAGCCGTGCAAGGCTGAAACCGCAGTGGGGATCATGTCGTGATAGACGCAGACCGCGCCGGTGGTCAGCCCGTCCATGCCAAGCCGGTCCATGATGTCGGCCCGAACTGGTTGGCGCGCTTTGGCGCACAAGCGGCGCACCCGGCCCGCCGTGTCGTCGCCCGACAAGGTGGTCAAATCAATGCAGGTCACGGCCTTCAGCAGCCAGGCCGCCTGAAACTCCTTTTTCACCGACCGCCGGCCCGGCAGGGTCTTCGCCCGCCGCTCGATCGCCGAGGTGTTTGCCTGCACCCGCGCGACCCAATCAAGGTCCAGCGCCATGCCGGGGTTGCGCGCCAGATGCACTTGCGGCAGCTGCGCGGTTTGGATGTTCGTAACCGTGTCTGTCATGGCCAAAACCGTGTCATGCCCAGCGCCCAAGCGCAAGACGGCCCTCGCGGAAACGGCGGTTTTCAAACGCATCGCGGGGCGCTAGGAACAACCTATCACAAAGGGGATTCTGCCATGACTTTCGACCGCTCCGTCAAAATCGCGCCGTCCATCCTGTCGGCGGACTTCGCCAATTTCGGGCTGGAATGCGAGGCCATAGAGGCGCAAGGCGCGGACTGGGTGCATGTCGATGTGATGGACGGCCATTTTGTGCCCAACATCACCTTCGGGCCCGCCACCTGCAAGGCCATCCGCCCGCATATCAAGACGGTGATGGACGTGCATCTGATGATTGCCCCCGTCGATCCCTATATCGCGGCGTTTGCCGAAGCCGGCGCCGACGTCATAACCGCCCATGTCGAGGCCGGCCCCCACATTCACCGCACCCTGCAAGCCATTCGCGGGGCAGGGGCCAAAGCGGGGCTGGCGCTGAACCCCGGCACGGATCTCGATAGCGTGGACTACCTGCTCGATATGGTCGATCTGGTTTGCATTATGACCGTGAACCCCGGCTTTGGTGGGCAGAAATTCATCCATAGCCAAGTTGAAAAGGTCCGCAAGCTGCGCGCCATGATCGGGGATCGCCCCATCCACATCGAAATCGACGGCGGCGTTACACCTGAAACGGCACCTCTGGTGGTGGAGGCTGGGGCAGATGTGCTTGTCGCAGGCTCCGCCGTGTTCAAAGGCGGCAGCGTGTCGAACCCCGCGCCTTACGGCGACAACATCAAAGCGATCCGCGCCGCTGCCAGCTAGTCGGCCAGCTTTGCGCGGATGATCGGGGCAAGGTGCTCTTCGACCACCTTCACGGCCAATTGCCAGTCATTGGGCTGGTTGTAATTGCCCGCGTAGACGACCAGCACCAAATCCAGCCCCTTGTTGACCGAGAAACGCTGCCCGCCATTGCCAAATCCCGCCGACCAAGGCGGCGGGTTGCCGGGTGGCATGTACCAGAAATAGCCGTAATCCAGTTCAAACCCGGTCGATGTTTTGCGCGACAGTGCCGTCTCGATCCAGTCGGCGGGAACCACCTGCGTGCCGTCATAAACGCCGCCGTCAATCAGCATCTGGCCGATCTTCGCCAGATCAGGGGCGCGCAGCCGCAGCCCTGATGCCGCCGAGGGCACGCCGTCCCAACCGACCCATTCAAACGTTTCAATGCCCAGCGGACCAAACAGCGTCTCTTTGGCGAAGGCGTCCAGCCGCATGCCGGACCCGTCTTCTATCAGCTTGCCGATGATGGTCGTGGCCCCGCCGTTGTAATTCCAAATCTTGCCCGGCTCCGTCACCATGGGGCGGTCCAGCACGAAGCGGTAGCGGTCATCGGCGCGTTCCATCGCGATCTCGCTGTTGGCGGGGTCGGTGTAGGGCAGGTTCTCGTTCCACTCCGTCCCCATCCGCATGGTCAGCGCGTCCTCAATGGTGATCGCGGCCCGCACGGGGTCTTCCAGCAGGTCTTCGTAATCCGGGAACTGCGCCACCAGGGGCGCGTCAACGGGCGGCACAAGGCCGTCTTCCAAGGCGATACCATAGAGCAATGCGGTGATGCTCTTGGTCACTGACCGCAGGTCATGCACCGTGTCCGGCCCATGGCTTTGCACGCCAAGCGGCGCGCCCCAGGCCTCATCCTCACCT is from uncultured Litoreibacter sp. and encodes:
- the deoC gene encoding deoxyribose-phosphate aldolase, whose product is MTDTVTNIQTAQLPQVHLARNPGMALDLDWVARVQANTSAIERRAKTLPGRRSVKKEFQAAWLLKAVTCIDLTTLSGDDTAGRVRRLCAKARQPVRADIMDRLGMDGLTTGAVCVYHDMIPTAVSALHGSGIPVAAVSTGFPAGLSPFHLRVAEIEESVQLGAREIDIVISRRHVLTQNWQALYDEMKEFRAACGDAHVKAILATGELGSLRNVARASLICMMAGADFIKTSTGKESVNATLPVSLVMIRAIRDYFDATGYYVGYKPAGGISKAKDAITYLALMKDELGDRWLQPDLFRFGASSLLNDIERQLEHHVTGAYSASYRHPMG
- a CDS encoding serine hydrolase, which translates into the protein MTRFLTFMSALLLGTMAAADTHDQSLRAAFDAGELSGLHSVHLRMGGEVIMDAYFEGEDEAWGAPLGVQSHGPDTVHDLRSVTKSITALLYGIALEDGLVPPVDAPLVAQFPDYEDLLEDPVRAAITIEDALTMRMGTEWNENLPYTDPANSEIAMERADDRYRFVLDRPMVTEPGKIWNYNGGATTIIGKLIEDGSGMRLDAFAKETLFGPLGIETFEWVGWDGVPSAASGLRLRAPDLAKIGQMLIDGGVYDGTQVVPADWIETALSRKTSTGFELDYGYFWYMPPGNPPPWSAGFGNGGQRFSVNKGLDLVLVVYAGNYNQPNDWQLAVKVVEEHLAPIIRAKLAD
- a CDS encoding aldehyde dehydrogenase family protein gives rise to the protein MTVKEKFETMEYGPAPESASEALTWLTDRGGIAGHYIGGKWGPLRDDFDSNNPATGEKLAGVTQATAEDVEAAVKAARKAQPAWAKDGERRARVLYAIARGLQKNSRLLAVMESLDNGKPIRESRDIDVPLAIRHFYHHAGFAQLMDGELPDREALGVCGQIIPWNFPLLMLAWKIAPALAMGNTVVLKPAEYTSLSAMVFAEICAAAGVPDGVVNIVTGDGRVGEMIVASDVDKVAFTGSTAVGRKIREATAGSGKALSLELGGKSPYIVFDDADLDSAVEGLVDAIWFNQGQVCCAGSRLLVQEGIADRFYAKLKTRMQGLRIGDPLDKCIDVGAIVDPVQLAAIKGMVEGNPEGETFQTEAPDGCFYPPTLITGLHSASPLMQEEIFGPVLVSATFRTPAEAVQIANDTRYGLAATVWSENINLALDIAPKLAAGIVWINGTNMMDAAAGFGGVRESGFGREGGWEGLAGYTRAKAQDKPAKPVTAFTGDGTPSDGVDRTAKLYIGGKQARPDGGYSRMVYGPKGHALGEVSLANRKDLRNAVEAAHSAKAWSKTTGHLRAQILYYLAENLATRADEFEARLKALTGKNGAKEVETAISTLFTYAAWADKYDGQVHGVPIRGVALAMKEPVGVIAALCPDDAPLAGLIGTLAPAIAMGNRVILAASEPFPLAATDFIQVLETSDMPAGVANILTGSHAELAPHMAAHMDVDAMWSFSSTDLAQIIEAKSTSNLKRTLIAPQIPDSKDMLAAATEVKNIWIPYGE
- the rpe gene encoding ribulose-phosphate 3-epimerase, which produces MTFDRSVKIAPSILSADFANFGLECEAIEAQGADWVHVDVMDGHFVPNITFGPATCKAIRPHIKTVMDVHLMIAPVDPYIAAFAEAGADVITAHVEAGPHIHRTLQAIRGAGAKAGLALNPGTDLDSVDYLLDMVDLVCIMTVNPGFGGQKFIHSQVEKVRKLRAMIGDRPIHIEIDGGVTPETAPLVVEAGADVLVAGSAVFKGGSVSNPAPYGDNIKAIRAAAS